The sequence AACGAGCGTCTGTTTCGCGAACCCTCCCCTCATCGACAACGTCGCACTCGCCCCGGGCCCGCCGTACTCGCGTACGTAGACGCCTTCGGCCCGCACGAGCCCTTCCGCCAAATTCTCCGCGGCGAGGAGCTGCAGCTCTTCCGCCGTCACGGCGCTTATGCCGAACGGAACCTCGGACTCGCGGGCGGGTTCGCCTATGGCCGTAATTACGATCGGGTCGCCGGGGAAGATATCTTCCTCGTCTACTTCGACGCCAGCGGCGGCGCCGCCGAGGACCGTCCACGATGCCGTTATCCCGATGATACAAATAATGCGCAACTTACCCATCGTCCAACCTCCTCCTATTGTTGTAATTCCGGAAATACGAACCTCCTACCTTCCACGGTTCGCGTTTTTACGATACAACCGTAAACCTTCGACAACTTATCTTCCGCCAACACTTCGTCCGCAACGCCGTCCGCCTCGACTTCGCCCGAAGCCAGCAGGACGACCCGCGGGAAATGCGCCGCGGCCATATTGAGGTCGTGGAGGACCGCGATAACGGTCAAACCGCGGCGCGCGTTAAGGCGTTTTAACAACGAGAATATTTGAACCTGGTGCGATATGTCGAGGTGGGCCGTCGGTTCGTCCAAGAAAATAAGGGCCGGCTCCTGGGCGAGCGCCCGGGCGAGCACGGTCCTTTGAAACTCGCCCCCGGAGAGTTGGCTAACCGGCCGGTCCGCCAGGTACGCGACGCCGGTGAGCTCGAGCGCCTCCGCTACGACGTCGCGGTCGCGGCCGCCCGCCGGCCTAAACGGCCCCAGCCGCGCGTACCGGGCGAGCATGGCCAACTCGGCCACCGTATACGGTAAGTTCACTTCGCTGTATTGCGGGACGAACGCGGCAAGCCGGGCGACGTCGCGCCGGCCGTACCGGCCGATATCCCGCCCCGCCAACCGGACCTCGCCCCGGTCCGGTTTCAAATAACCCGAAAGCAAACGCAAGAGCGTACTCTTGCCGGCGCCGTTGGGGCCGACGACCGCTACCATCTCGCCCGCGGCCGCGGCGAAGCTGACGCCCTTCACCGCCGGCCCCGTAGGCCAGGAGAAGTAAACGTCCAACGCTTCTACTAAGGGCGCGGCCAAATCAGTACCCCTTCTTCCGTAATATCACCAGGAAATACGGCGCCCCCACCAGCGCCGTAAAAACCCCGACCGGGACGATGGGCATATTGAAATAATCCGCCGTTACCCGCACGAGCGTATCGCCGACGGCCACCAAGGCCGCGCCCCCCGCCGCCGCCGCGGCCAGAAGCGGTAAGTGGCGCGGCCCGATTATACGGCGCAGCGCGTGCGGCACGACGATGCCGACGAAGCCGATAGGCCCGGCCAAAGCGACCACCGACGCCGTCGCGAGCGCCGCGCACCCCAAAACCAGCAACTTGAACTTCTCTACCGAAAGGCCCAAATGGAACGCGCTTTCCTCGCCGAGGGCGATGATGTCCAACGGCCGCGCGAGCAAGAACAGTACGCCGCTGCACAAGACGACGACGGCCGCGGTGAAGCCGACCTTTACGGGCGTTATGTCGGGGCTCGCGAGGTCGCCCATTAGCCACAAAAAAACCGCGTGCTGGTCTCGAGCCGGCACGACGGCGAGTACCAATAAAATCAACGACGTGAAGAACGCGCCCACCATTACGCCCGCGAGGAGGAGCGCGTGCACGGAGAGTATGCCCGCGGCGCGGGCCACGACGAACCCGGCCATTACGGCCGCGAGGGCGCCCGCGAAAGCGAAGACGTTGACCGCCGAAAACGCCGCCAAGCCGCCGCCTAAGCCCAACGCCGTCGCGACCGCGGCGCCGAAGCCGCCGCCGGCGGCAATCCCCAATATATACGGGTCCGCCAACGGGTTGCGGAGTAGCGCCTGGAGCGACGTCCCCGCCGTCGCCAAC is a genomic window of bacterium containing:
- a CDS encoding TonB-dependent receptor plug domain-containing protein, with amino-acid sequence MGKLRIICIIGITASWTVLGGAAAGVEVDEEDIFPGDPIVITAIGEPARESEVPFGISAVTAEELQLLAAENLAEGLVRAEGVYVREYGGPGASATLSMRGGFAKQTLVMVDGQPVNSHQGGEVDFNAVTLEDVERVEVMAGPSSALYGANATAGVVNVITRGVPAEPTVTFGGRYGTYNGVGTAVEAGVPFGRIGVTGGG
- a CDS encoding ABC transporter ATP-binding protein, coding for MAAPLVEALDVYFSWPTGPAVKGVSFAAAAGEMVAVVGPNGAGKSTLLRLLSGYLKPDRGEVRLAGRDIGRYGRRDVARLAAFVPQYSEVNLPYTVAELAMLARYARLGPFRPAGGRDRDVVAEALELTGVAYLADRPVSQLSGGEFQRTVLARALAQEPALIFLDEPTAHLDISHQVQIFSLLKRLNARRGLTVIAVLHDLNMAAAHFPRVVLLASGEVEADGVADEVLAEDKLSKVYGCIVKTRTVEGRRFVFPELQQ
- a CDS encoding iron ABC transporter permease — its product is MNRKVATFVTLGCGLLAVCAASALMGPGLGPAASARALGKLFAGGVLPADEYAIIVVRMTRLAAALCVGVALATAGTSLQALLRNPLADPYILGIAAGGGFGAAVATALGLGGGLAAFSAVNVFAFAGALAAVMAGFVVARAAGILSVHALLLAGVMVGAFFTSLILLVLAVVPARDQHAVFLWLMGDLASPDITPVKVGFTAAVVVLCSGVLFLLARPLDIIALGEESAFHLGLSVEKFKLLVLGCAALATASVVALAGPIGFVGIVVPHALRRIIGPRHLPLLAAAAAGGAALVAVGDTLVRVTADYFNMPIVPVGVFTALVGAPYFLVILRKKGY